One genomic segment of Musa acuminata AAA Group cultivar baxijiao chromosome BXJ3-3, Cavendish_Baxijiao_AAA, whole genome shotgun sequence includes these proteins:
- the LOC103977583 gene encoding nudix hydrolase 17, mitochondrial isoform X1 — MVALVSRHGRRLQRYSSGRRLVVGCIPYKFKEEDEPAIEVLVVSSQKGPELMFPKVDAPLSHLICNLLYRPMLYDQPQGLAFFRQGGWELDESMPEAASREAFEEAGVRGNLEGTLGKWTSKGDDKVHFMYALRVTEVLQQWPEMDARERKWVTVEEAREVCKHSWMREAVDKLADLLSSPSGQEMNSA; from the exons ATGGTGGCTTTGGTGTCTCGGCATGGGAGGAGGCTGCAGCGGTACAGCTCCGGTCGCCGCCTCGTCGTCGG ATGCATCCCCTACAAGTTCAAGGAGGAGGACGAGCCAGCGATCGAGGTGCTCGTCGTAAGCTCTCAAAAGGGTCCTGAGCTTATGTTCCCAAAGGTTGATGCTCCTCTGTCTCATCTGATCTGCAATCTTCTGTATCGGCCTATGCTTTATGATCAACCACAAGGTCTTGCGTTCTTCCGACAGGGTGGTTGGGAGCTCGATGAAAGCATGCCCGAAGCAGCTTCCAGGGAGGCGTTCGAGGAAGCCGGAGTGCGTGGAAACTTGGAG GGCACGCTTGGCAAATGGACGAGCAAGGGGGACGACAAGGTCCACTTCATGTACGCGTTGAGAGTTACGGAGGTGCTGCAGCAGTGGCCGGAGATGGACGCCCGAGAACGGAAGTGG GTGACCGTGGAGGAAGCAAGGGAAGTGTGCAAGCATTCATGGATGAGAGAAGCAGTGGATAAGCTGGCAGACCTTCTATCAAGTCCAAGTGGGCAAGAGATGAACTCAGCATAG
- the LOC103977583 gene encoding nudix hydrolase 17, mitochondrial isoform X2, with amino-acid sequence MVALVSRHGRRLQRYSSGRRLVVGCIPYKFKEEDEPAIEVLVVSSQKGPELMFPKGGWELDESMPEAASREAFEEAGVRGNLEGTLGKWTSKGDDKVHFMYALRVTEVLQQWPEMDARERKWVTVEEAREVCKHSWMREAVDKLADLLSSPSGQEMNSA; translated from the exons ATGGTGGCTTTGGTGTCTCGGCATGGGAGGAGGCTGCAGCGGTACAGCTCCGGTCGCCGCCTCGTCGTCGG ATGCATCCCCTACAAGTTCAAGGAGGAGGACGAGCCAGCGATCGAGGTGCTCGTCGTAAGCTCTCAAAAGGGTCCTGAGCTTATGTTCCCAAAG GGTGGTTGGGAGCTCGATGAAAGCATGCCCGAAGCAGCTTCCAGGGAGGCGTTCGAGGAAGCCGGAGTGCGTGGAAACTTGGAG GGCACGCTTGGCAAATGGACGAGCAAGGGGGACGACAAGGTCCACTTCATGTACGCGTTGAGAGTTACGGAGGTGCTGCAGCAGTGGCCGGAGATGGACGCCCGAGAACGGAAGTGG GTGACCGTGGAGGAAGCAAGGGAAGTGTGCAAGCATTCATGGATGAGAGAAGCAGTGGATAAGCTGGCAGACCTTCTATCAAGTCCAAGTGGGCAAGAGATGAACTCAGCATAG